One Balaenoptera musculus isolate JJ_BM4_2016_0621 chromosome 13, mBalMus1.pri.v3, whole genome shotgun sequence genomic region harbors:
- the LOC118905691 gene encoding Alstrom syndrome protein 1-like: MTFPTPSSSEARVEEDSDVTSWSEEKIEEKRLLTNYLGDRKLRKNKQSCWEGVSWFVPVENVKSGPKKENLPKFHGPGVSWFAPITSTTPWREPLQEQNWQGQHTDSRSSLAGPGRDPLKPFVRATLQESLQLHRPDFISSSGERIKRLKFIVQERKLQNMLQSEREALFNTVRGWQGHQDATHLLPKRGFLAAQKKRPVGKKEMIQRSKWVYEQLPEVQKKREEEKRRSEYKSYRLRAQLYKKRTLKVRNQETSSYQTDVGLESCFWSAYRSSGWAPSSGDAPGTT; encoded by the exons ATGACTTTCCCAACTCCAAGTTCTAGCGAGGCTAGAGTAGAAGAGGACAGTGATGTGACTTCTTGGTCAGAAGAAAAGATAGAAGAGAAAAGGCTCCTTACCAATTATCTTGGGGACAGAAAGTTAAGGAAGAATAAGCAGAGCTGCTGGGAAG gagtttcatggtttgtTCCTGTGGAAAATGTGAAGTCTGGTCCTAAGAAGGAAAACCTGCCCAAGTTTCATGGCCCTGGTGTCTCCTGGTTTGCACCAATAACCAGCACCACACCTTGGAGGGAGCCACTACAGGAACAGAACTGGCAAGGACAGCACACGGACAGCCGCAGTTCACTAGCAGGCCCAGGCAGAGATCCACTGAAGCCATTTGTGAGAGCAACCCTACAG GAATCACTGCAACTTCACAGACCTGACTTCATCTCCAGCTCTGGGGAACGGATAAAGCGCCTGAAGTTTATAGTCCAGGAGAGGAAGCTGCAGAACATGTTACAGAGTGAACGGGAGGCACTGTTCAACACTGTGCGAGGATGGCAGGGCCACCAGGACGCCACGCACCTGCTCCCTAAGAGAG GCTTCCTGGCTGCCCAAAAGAAAAGGCCTgttggaaagaaggaaatgattcaGCGGTCTAAATG GGTTTATGAACAGCTTCCAGAagtacagaaaaagagagaagaggaaaagaggagatCGGAATATAAGTCATACCGGCTGCGAGCCCAGCTATATAAAAAG AGGACTCTGAAAGTCAGAAACCAAGAGACGAGTTCATACCAGACCGATGTGGGATTGGAGAGCTGCTTCTGGAGCGCATACCGCAGCTCAGGCTGGGCTCCCTCAAGTGGGGACGCCCCAGGCACTACATGA
- the NAT8 gene encoding LOW QUALITY PROTEIN: N-acetyltransferase 8 (The sequence of the model RefSeq protein was modified relative to this genomic sequence to represent the inferred CDS: inserted 2 bases in 1 codon; deleted 2 bases in 2 codons; substituted 2 bases at 2 genomic stop codons), with the protein MAPYQIHKYQENYCKWVVGLFSKVMTEHLPTTFHLILKLPRTLVLLLAGALALFLVSGSWVLAFVASPPLLAALRFLAKYPWIQFEIMSLHTDMSDITKSYFSESGFCFWVVESEGQVVGMVGALPVKKPALWNEQLQLLHLRVALEHRGQGISKALVRTVXESAWDQGYSEVVLSTSTLQYSALALXKRLGFWKMGXFFFSTSYRLVAVPAIQFTYRLPSAQVSQALEQGGGL; encoded by the exons ATGGCTCCTTATCAAATCCACAAATACCAGGAAAATTATTGCAAATGGGTCGTGGGCTTGTTCTCCAAGGTGATGACCGAGCACCTTCCCACCACCTTCCACCTCATCCTAAAGCTGCCCCGAACCCTTGTGCTCTTGCTTGCGGGGGCC CTTGCCCTATTCCTGGTCTCTGGCTCCTGGGTCCTGGCCTTCGTGGCCAGCCCCCCCCTCCTTGCTGCCCTGAGGTTTCTTGCCAAATACCCCTGGATCCAGTTTGAGATCATGTCTTTGCACACAGACATGTCTGACATCACCAAATCCTACTTCAGTGAGAGTGGCTTCTGCTTCTGGGTGGTTGAGTCTGAGGGGCAGGTGGTGGGCATGGTGGGAGCGCTGCCCGTTAAGAAGCCCGCCCTGTGGAATGAGCAGTTGCAGCTGCTTCACCTACGTGTGGCCCTGGAGCACCGTGGTCAGGGGATAAGT AAAGCCCTGGTCAGGACTGT CGAGTCTGCGTGGGACCAGGGCTACAGCGAAGTGGTCCTCAGCACCAGCACACTGCAGTACTCTGCCCTGGCCCTTTAAAAGCGCCTCGGCTTCTGGAAGATGGGCTAGTTTTTCTTCTCCACAAGCTATAGGCTAGTTGCTGTCCCTGCAATTCAATTTACCTACCGTCTCCCCTCTGCTCAGGTCTCTCAGGCACTGGAGCAAGGAGGGGGCCTATGA